A DNA window from Impatiens glandulifera chromosome 7, dImpGla2.1, whole genome shotgun sequence contains the following coding sequences:
- the LOC124910627 gene encoding serine/threonine protein phosphatase 2A regulatory subunit B''beta-like, giving the protein MDVIVNDDESCLDAELLQLPDVSHSVLKSNLYVADKLFDQWLSLPETLSLVKSLVNNAKAGIPLNVPGVHSSPNASSNNSLPSMFLAGNAPPLSPRCSSGSPRTAKQRVGPSNLGSPLKIINEPFNEVIPQFYFTNGPPPPNELKERCLFRINQFFYGHPDGLKVNEFKPVTKEICKLPSFFSTSLFRKIDVNCTGSVTRDAFVDYWVNINMLTKDLATQIFSILKQPNLNYLIQDDFKPVLQELVATHPGLEFLHSTPEFQERYIETVIYRIYFYMNRAGNGRFTLKELKRGNLIAAMQHADEEEDINKVLRYFSYEHFYVIYCKFWELDSDHDFLIDKENLIRYGNHALTYRIVDRIFSQVPRKFTSKVEGKMGYEDFVYFILSEEDKYSDTSIEYWFKCIDLDNNGILTRSEMQFFYEEQLHRMECMAQEAVLYEDILCQIIDMIKPENESYLTLQDLKGKKLVGSALNILFNLNKFMAFETRDPFLIRQERENPHLTEWDRFAHREYIRLSMEEDAEDASNGSGDVWDESLEAPF; this is encoded by the exons ATGGATGTCATTGTTAATGACGACGAGTCGTGTCTTGATGCCGAATTATTGCAACTTCCTGATGTCTCTCATTCCGTTCTTAAGTCGAACCTTTACGTTGCCGATAAGTTGTTCGACCAATGGCTTTCTCTCCCCGAAACGTTGTCCCTG GTGAAGTCCTTAGTTAATAATGCAAAGGCTGGCATTCCCTTGAATGTTCCTGGTGTACATTCCAGCCCAAATGCatcttcaaataattcattgCCCTCCATGTTTCTTGCTGGCAATGCACCTCCACTTTCACCGAGATGTTCATCTGGTTCTCCCCGCACTGCAAAACAGAGAGTGGGCCCTTCTAATTTAGGTTCTcctttgaaaataattaatgagcCTTTCAATGAAGTGATACCTCAG TTCTACTTCACTAATGGGCCACCTCCTCCTAATGAACTAAAAGAACGATGTTTGTTTAGAATCAATCAGTTCTTCTATGGTCACCCAGATGGGCTGAAGGTTAATG AGTTTAAGCCTGTTACAAAGGAAATATGCAAGCTTCCATCTTTTTTCTCTACATCCCTATTCAGAAAGATTGATGTTAACTGCACAGGGTCTGTAACCag GGATGCATTTGTTGATTATTGGGTCAACATCAATATGTTGACAAAGGATTTGGCAACCCAAATATTTTCCATCTTAAAGCAGCCAAATCTTAATTATCTTATTCAG GATGACTTTAAACCTGTGCTTCAAGAACTTGTAGCTACACATCCTGGATTAGAGTTTCTACACAGTACGCCGGAATTTCAAGAAAGATACA TTGAAACTGTAATATACAGAATTTATTTCTACATGAATCGAGCGGGAAATGGCCGTTTTACCCTTAAGGAGCTGAAACGTGGTAACTTAATTGCTGCAATGCAACATGCAGATGAAGAAGAGGATATTAACAAGGTTCTAAG ATACTTCTCTTATGAACATTTCTATGTGATATACTGCAAGTTTTGGGAGCTGGATTCAGACCACGATTTCCTGATAGATAAAGAGAACCTTATTAGATATGGTAACCATGCTCTTACTTACAGGATTGTGGACAGAATATTTTCCCAG GTTCCAAGGAAATTTACTAGCAAGGTTGAGGGGAAAATGGGATATGAAGATTTTGTGTACTTTATACTATCTGAGGAGGATAAATATTCTGACACTAGTATTGAGTACTG GTTCAAATGCATAGACTTGGATAATAATGGGATATTAACGAGGAGCGAAATGCAATTCTTTTATGAGGAGCAATTACATCGGATGGAGTGCATGGCACAAGAAGCAGTTCTTTATGAGGATATTTTGTGTCAGATAATTGACATGATTAAACCTGAG AATGAAAGCTATCTTACACTGCAAGACTTGAAAGGAAAGAAACTTGTGGGCAGCGCCTTGAATATCCTTTTTAACCTTAACAAATTTATGGCCTTTGAAACTCGTGATCCATTCCTTATTCGCCAG GAGCGTGAGAACCCACATTTAACAGAGTGGGATCGGTTTGCTCATAGAGAATATATTAGGCTTTCCATGGAAGAAGATGCTGAAGATGCCTCCAATGGTAGTGGAGATGTTTGGGACGAGTCACTTGAGGCGCCATTTTAA
- the LOC124910628 gene encoding transcription factor DIVARICATA-like has translation METLNPSSLYDSNSNWSTMMMTMMQDNNGEGGISNWSKEENKKFEKALARYDETVPDRWQRIAEMIPGKTVFDVQRQYSELEADLCEIEAGLVPIPGYLSSSMIVNGHHRHGFETKFRKRSFIDRSSDHDRKKGVPWTEEEHRRFLMGLEKYGKGEWRSISRNFVISKTPTQVASHAQKYFIRLKSGGGKDKRRPSIHDITTVHLTHSNPIISDNNETLRVLTKSIVTATTPVQWAHSNNNEMEKLFSSNWDNHFEMASLSY, from the exons atggaAACACTCAATCCTTCTTCCTTGTATGATTCCAATTCAAATTGGTcgacgatgatgatgacgatgatgcAAGACAATAACGGAGAAGGAGGCATATCAAATTGGTCCAAGGAAGAGaacaagaaatttgaaaaagCTCTTGCGAGATACGATGAAACGGTACCGGATCGATGGCAGAGAATAGCTGAAATGATACCTGGAAAGACGGTTTTCGATGTACAGAGACAGTATTCAGAATTGGAAGCGGATCTTTGTGAAATTGAAGCTGGTTTGGTTCCGATTCCTGGTTACTTGTCTTCTTCGATGATCGTTAATGGCCATCATCGCCATGGATTTGAGACGAAGTTTAGAAAGAGATCTTTTATAGATCGATCGTCTGATCATGATAGGAAGAAAGGAGTTCCATGGACAGAAGAAGAGCATAG gcGATTTTTGATGGGGCTTGAAAAGTATGGAAAAGGAGAATGGAGAAGTATTTCAAGGAATTTCGTTATTTCAAAGACTCCAACTCAAGTAGCAAGCCATGCTCAAAAGTACTTCATAAGATTGAAATCGGGAGGTGGAAAAGATAAGAGAAGACCTAGTATTCACGACATTACAACTGTGCATCTCACACATTCTAACCCGATAATATCGGACAATAACGAAACTCTTCGGGTATTGACAAAGTCTATTGTCACAGCTACAACACCGGTTCAATGGGCTCACTCGAACAATAACGAAATGGAAAAACTTTTCAGCTCAAATTGGGACAATCATTTTGAAATGGCTTCCTTATCATATTAG
- the LOC124910458 gene encoding probable sugar phosphate/phosphate translocator At3g11320 produces MSTGKGSTRLFTIGLVTSWYSSNIGVLLLNKYLLSSYGFKYPIFLTMCHMTACSLLSYIAIAWMKMVPMQTIRSRVQFMKIAALSMVFCASVVSGNISLRFLPVSFNQAIGATTPFFTAVFAYIMTLKSEAWLTYCTLVPVVTGVVIASGGEPSFHLFGFIMCIGATAARALKSVLQGILLSSEGEKLNSMNLLLYMAPIAVVLLLPATLFMEKNVVGITLALAREDIKIIWYLLFNSALAYFVNLTNFLVTKHTSALTLQVLGNAKGAVAVVVSILIFRNPVSITGMMGYSLTVLGVVLYSEAKKRSKS; encoded by the exons ATGTCAACAGGAAAGGGTTCGACCCGACTGTTCACAATCGGACTCGTGACTTCATGGTATTCTTCCAACATTGGTGTTCTTCTGCTCAATAAGTACTTGCTAAGCAGTTATGGTTTCAAGTATCCGATCTTTCTAACCATGTGTCATATGACTGCTTGTTCGTTGCTAAGTTACATAGCCATTGCTTGGATGAAGATGGTTCCTATGCAGACGATCAGGTCTAGGGTACAGTTTATGAAGATTGCTGCTCTTAGTATGGTCTTCTGTGCCTCTGTTGTTAGTGGCAATATATCTCTTCGTTTTTTGCCTGTTTCGTTTAATCAGGCTATTGGTGCTACAACTCCATTCTTTACTGCTGTGTTTGCTTATATTATGACTCTCAAGAGTGAAGCCTGGCTTACCTACTGTACCCTTGTTCCCGTTGTGACTGGAGTTGTTATCGCCAGTGGG GGTGAGCCAAGTTTTCATCTTTTTGGATTTATAATGTGCATTGGTGCAACAGCTGCAAGGGCACTTAAATCTGTTCTCCAAGGAATTCTGCTTTCTTCTGAAGg GGAGAAGTTGAACTCGATGAACCTTCTACTTTACATGGCTCCAATAGCTGTTGTACTTCTACTCCCGGCTACACTTTTTATGGAAAAAAATGTAGTTGGTATAACACTAGCCTTAGCAAGGGAGGATATCAAGATCATTTGGTATCTTCTCTTCAACTCTGCTCTGGCATATTTTGTCAATCTGACTAACTTTTTGGTCACAAAACACACAAGTGCTTTAACACTACAG GTACTTGGGAATGCGAAAGGGGCGGTTGCTGTTGTAGTTTCAATATTGATATTCAGGAATCCGGTTTCAATAACTGGAATGATGGGATATTCACTTACAGTCTTGGGTGTTGTTCTATACAGCGAAGCAAAAAAGCGTAGCAAGTCCTAA
- the LOC124909882 gene encoding 11S globulin seed storage protein Ana o 2.0101-like, translated as MVNSCVLPISILCFLVLTTGGSAYRQAGQQQQAQCRIQSINPLEPTRRLQHEAGYTDVWDQTSDQIQCAGVAASRHLIQQGGLLLPTFSNAPLLAYVVKGRGIVGTINPGCAETFQSSEQIDVGGQFGSQKFRDQHQKIHRCRKGDIVAFKVGLAHWVHNDGNEDLELMVVHDTSNVENQLDQNLRRFFLAGNPQESEMQQRRKYSGQQQQDENFSGNLFQGFETEVLAESFQVDLETAARLQGQDDNRGFIVRVGKEFEMQRPSKYEEERRREWSPRNNGFEETVCTMRIRENLDDPERADVYTAQGGRISTVNSHNLPILKEIQLSAERGVLYENAMAAPHWTLNAHNIIYILRGTGRIQVVGHSNRAVFNGEVRQGQLLVVPQNYAEVKLAGNEGLEWVSFKTNDRAISSPLAGKTSVIRAMPVEVVMSAFRMSRDEAQKLKYNRQEVRIFPRSKRQSERI; from the exons ATGGTTAACTCTTGTGTACTTCCAATTAGCATACTATGCTTCCTGGTCCTTACAACCGGAGGCTCTGCTTATAGACAAGCTGGCCAACAACAACAAGCGCAGTGTCGCATCCAAAGCATCAACCCTCTCGAGCCTACCAGGCGCCTCCAGCATGAAGCCGGTTACACCGATGTTTGGGACCAGACCTCTGACCAGATTCAGTGTGCCGGTGTGGCCGCCTCCCGCCACCTTATCCAGCAAGGAGGCCTCCTCTTGCCTACTTTCAGCAATGCCCCTTTGCTAGCTTATGTTGTAAAAG GTAGGGGAATTGTTGGCACCATAAATCCAGGCTGCGCAGAAACGTTTCAATCGAGCGAACAAATTGATGTTGGAGGACAATTTGGCTCACAAAAGTTTAGGGATCAACACCAGAAGATCCATCGTTGCAGGAAGGGAGACATTGTTGCCTTCAAAGTTGGCCTAGCTCATTGGGTCCATAACGATGGCAACGAAGACCTTGAACTCATGGTGGTCCACGATACCAGCAACGTCGAAAACCAGCTCGATCAAAACCTCAGG AGATTCTTCCTTGCCGGTAATCCGCAAGAGTCAGAAATGCAACAGAGGAGGAAGTACAGTGGTCAACAACAACAAGATGAGAACTTTTCAGGCAACCTTTTCCAGGGATTTGAGACCGAGGTTTTGGCGGAATCTTTCCAAGTCGACTTGGAGACAGCCGCAAGACTACAGGGACAAGATGATAACAGAGGATTCATTGTGAGGGTAGGTAAAGAATTTGAAATGCAAAGACCGTCCAAGTACGAggaggaaagaagaagagagtgGAGCCCAAGAAACAACGGATTCGAGGAAACCGTTTGCACAATGAGGATCAGAGAAAATCTCGATGATCCAGAGAGAGCAGATGTGTACACCGCTCAGGGTGGTCGCATTAGCACCGTCAATAGTCATAACCTCCCAATTTTGAAGGAAATCCAATTGAGCGCCGAGAGAGGAGTCCTTTACGAG AACGCAATGGCGGCTCCACACTGGACTCTTAACGCCCACAACATAATATACATATTGCGCGGAACGGGCCGAATCCAAGTGGTGGGTCACTCCAACCGGGCCGTCTTCAATGGCGAAGTCCGTCAAGGGCAGCTATTGGTCGTCCCTCAGAACTACGCTGAAGTCAAGCTGGCAGGAAACGAAGGATTAGAGTGGGTGTCGTTCAAGACAAATGACAGGGCCATATCAAGCCCGTTGGCTGGGAAGACTTCGGTGATCCGGGCAATGCCGGTGGAAGTGGTGATGAGTGCTTTCCGAATGTCGAGAGACGAGGCACAAAAGCTAAAGTATAACCGACAAGAAGTGAGGATCTTCCCGCGATCAAAGAGGCAATCCGAGAGGATTTGA
- the LOC124909883 gene encoding zinc finger MYM-type protein 1-like: MRPYQSMLSEYPRSEFGKQQRRFQYSWFKKFPWLEYSPSKDAVFCFPCYLFESGKSQQSAFTIEGFKSWKCVNDGGKCAFLSHEGGSNSVHNTSSNFVVDLMNVTRHIDKVMNRESSEQIQKNRLRLTATIESVRWLSLQACTLRGHDESLDSQNRGNFIEMLKLLGKWNDSITNVILEKAPGNAKYTSPEVQKEILHIIGNRVRNKIRDEIGDSKFCILVDEAKDISNKEQMAIIFRFVNVNGVLRERFFQIVHVSDTTAVTLKKEICNVLTRYNLEINNMRGQGYDGASNMSGIFNGLQALFLKDCPYAYYVHCFAHRLQLALVTAAEKEISIWLFFSNLPIIINLMTSSSKRNTELQSAQANEIDRSIADGERELGRGANQIDNLQRPGTTRWSSHFDSICSLIDMYDATINVLENIIKDGSSISMRGEAGGSLIVMKSFDFIFILHLMHKIMGITNLLSRDLQRKSIDILIAMNLVSFTKALLLNLRNDGFDILLSNVISFCTRLDVDIPEMSACYKKYSRSCGQKDTITVEHHFHYDIFNAAIDFQLEELNFRFSDDTVELLSLSSTLDPNDKFKNFNIDKILIIAKKYYPEDFTRQEMHHLRSQLLHFEIDIVCNEKFQNMSTISELCQGLFETKKLEQYHLIDRLIRLVLTLPVSTTTTERAFSAMKHIKKVYRNKMGEDFLTDSMIIYIEREFVSSIDTNSIIDDYYISKNRKSQLQ, from the coding sequence ATGAGACCATATCAATCTATGCTGTCGGAGTATCCGAGATCTGAATTTGGAAAACAACAACGTCGATTTCAATACTCTTGGTTTAAAAAGTTCCCATGGTTGGAGTACTCTCCTTCGAAGGATGCTGTATTTTGTTTTCCATGTTATCTCTTTGAATCAGGTAAATCCCAGCAATCTGCATTTACAATTGAAGGTTTCAAAAGTTGGAAATGTGTTAATGATGGAGGTAAGTGTGCCTTTTTGTCTCACGAGGGTGGTTCTAACTCAGTGCACAATACATCTTCAAATTTCGTTGTTGATTTGATGAATGTAACTCGACATATAGATAAAGTTATGAATCGAGAATCTTCTGAACAAATTCAAAAGAATCGATTAAGGCTTACAGCAACAATTGAGAGTGTTCGTTGGCTAAGTTTGCAAGCATGTACATTAAGAGGTCATGATGAATCTTTAGATTCCCAAAATCGAGGTAATTTTATTGAGATGTTAAAGCTCTTGGGAAAATGGAATGATAGTATTACTAATGTTATCTTAGAGAAAGCTCCAGGAAATGCAAAATATACGTCACCCGAAGTTCAAAAGGAAATCCTACATATTATTGGTAACAGGGTCAGAAATAAAATACGTGATGAAATTGGCGATTccaaattttgtattttggtGGATGAAGCGAAGGATATATCTAACAAGGAACAAATGGctataatttttagatttgtaAATGTTAATGGTGTTTTGCGGGAACGTTTTTTCCAAATTGTGCATGTTAGTGATACAACAGCTGTAACACTCAAGAAAGAAATATGTAATGTCCTCACTagatataatctagaaattaataatatgcGAGGTCAGGGATATGATGGTGCTAGCAATATGAGTGGTATTTTTAATGGTTTGCAAGCTCTATTTCTTAAAGATTGCCCTTATGCGTATTATGTGCATTGTTTTGCCCATCGACTACAACTAGCATTAGTTACTGCTGCTGAAAAGGAGATCTCTATATGGCTTTTCTTTTCGAATCTACCGATAATTATCAATCTTATGACATCTTCTTCAAAACGTAATACCGAGTTACAGTCAGCTCAAGCTAATGAAATTGATCGTTCTATTGCTGATGGTGAACGTGAGCTTGGACGAGGAGCTAACCAGATTGATAATTTACAACGACCAGGAACTACTCGTTGGAGTTCCCATTTTGATTCTATTTGCAGCTTGATAGATATGTATGATGCAACTATTAATGTGCTTGAAAATATTATCAAAGATGGTTCCTCTATTTCGATGCGTGGGGAAGCTGGTGGATCTTTAATAGTGATGAAgtcttttgatttcatttttattttgcacTTAATGCATAAAATTATGGGGATCACAAATTTGCTTAGTCGTGACTTACAAAGAAAGTCTATTGATATATTAATTGCAATGAATTTGGTATCTTTTACTAAAGCACTTCTCTTGAATTTAAGAAATGATGGGTTTGATATTCTTCTTTCGAATGTCATATCATTTTGCACAAGATTAGATGTTGATATACCAGAGATGAGTGCTTGTTATAAGAAATATAGTCGTTCATGTGGACAAAAGGATACCATCACAGTTGAGCATCACTTTCATTATGATATATTCAATGCTGCAATAGATTTTCAGTTGGAAGAGTTAAACTTCAGATTCAGTGATGATACAGTCGAACTTCTTTCGCTTAGTTCTACTTTGGACccaaatgataaatttaaaaacttcaaCATCGACAAAATTTTGATTATCGCCAAGAAGTATTATCCCGAGGATTTCACCAGACAAGAAATGCATCATTTGAGGAGTCAACTACTACATTTTGAGATTGATATAGTTTGTAAtgaaaaattccaaaatatgtCTACTATCTCAGAATTGTGCcaaggtttatttgaaacaaaaaagTTGGAACAGTATCATTTGATTGATAGGTTGATCCGTTTAGTTTTAACTCTACCCGTTTCAACGACAACTACTGAACGAGCATTTTCTGCTatgaaacatattaaaaaagtttatcGTAATAAAATGGGAGAAGATTTTCTCACCGATTCCATGATTATCTATATTGAGAGGGAATTTGTTTCAAGTATAGACACGAATTCAATTATCGATGactattatatttcaaaaaatcgtAAATCCCAACTTCAATAG